Proteins co-encoded in one Streptococcus ruminicola genomic window:
- a CDS encoding enoyl-CoA hydratase produces MSFDNVIYEKGEVATLTLNRPDISNGFNIPTCQEILEVLDLVKTDDSVKILVIQAVGKVFSIGGDLAEMQRAVESDNVESLVEIASLVNKISFAMKKLPKPVIMSVDGAVAGAAANMAVAADFVVASEKAKFIQAFVGVGLAPDAGGLFLMSRAIGTTRAVQLAMTGEGVNAEKAFEYGIVYRLCESEKLERTTNQLTKRLLRGSINSYRAIKEMSWKAQYEGWEDYTKLELQLQEELAFKEDFKEGVRAFAEKRRPKFSGK; encoded by the coding sequence ATGTCTTTCGATAATGTGATTTATGAAAAGGGAGAAGTCGCAACTTTGACCTTGAATCGCCCAGATATTTCGAATGGTTTTAATATTCCAACTTGTCAAGAAATTCTTGAGGTTTTAGACTTAGTGAAAACAGATGATTCTGTGAAAATTTTGGTCATTCAAGCAGTTGGTAAAGTCTTTTCAATTGGTGGGGACTTGGCTGAGATGCAACGTGCGGTTGAATCTGATAACGTCGAATCACTAGTTGAAATTGCAAGTTTAGTTAATAAAATTTCCTTTGCCATGAAAAAATTACCAAAACCAGTGATTATGAGCGTAGATGGTGCGGTTGCTGGTGCAGCAGCAAATATGGCTGTTGCGGCGGATTTTGTGGTCGCAAGTGAAAAAGCCAAATTTATTCAAGCCTTTGTTGGTGTTGGTCTTGCTCCTGATGCTGGAGGACTTTTCTTGATGAGTCGCGCTATCGGAACAACACGTGCGGTTCAGTTAGCTATGACTGGTGAAGGGGTAAATGCAGAAAAAGCCTTTGAATATGGCATTGTTTATCGTCTTTGTGAATCTGAAAAACTAGAAAGAACGACAAATCAGTTAACGAAACGTCTGCTTCGCGGTTCAATTAATTCATACCGTGCCATCAAGGAAATGTCTTGGAAAGCCCAATATGAAGGCTGGGAAGACTATACAAAACTTGAATTGCAACTTCAAGAAGAATTAGCTTTTAAGGAAGATTTCAAAGAAGGTGTTCGTGCTTTTGCTGAAAAACGCCGTCCGAAATTTTCAGGAAAGTAA
- a CDS encoding MarR family winged helix-turn-helix transcriptional regulator, whose product MDYNRINEYLVDIFNRVQVIEETSLRTSQFNDVSLKEMHTIEIIGKNSNVTPSDIARELMLTLGTITTSLNKLEAKGYIERRRSKLDRRVVHLTLTKKGRLLDRLHHKFHKNMVSHIAEDMNEEELEALLRGLKNLHKFLEELM is encoded by the coding sequence TTGGATTATAATAGAATTAATGAATATTTGGTTGATATTTTTAATCGTGTTCAGGTTATCGAAGAGACTAGTTTGCGAACAAGTCAATTCAACGATGTTTCATTAAAGGAAATGCATACCATTGAGATTATTGGTAAGAATTCTAATGTGACTCCAAGTGATATTGCACGTGAGTTGATGTTGACCCTCGGTACAATAACCACTAGTTTAAATAAGCTTGAGGCAAAAGGTTATATTGAAAGACGACGTTCGAAATTGGACCGTCGTGTGGTTCATTTAACTTTGACAAAAAAAGGAAGATTATTAGATAGGCTTCATCATAAATTCCACAAAAATATGGTTTCTCATATTGCGGAAGACATGAATGAAGAAGAACTAGAAGCTCTTTTGAGAGGGCTTAAAAATCTTCACAAGTTTCTTGAGGAGTTAATGTAA
- a CDS encoding beta-ketoacyl-ACP synthase III, whose amino-acid sequence MVFARIAQAAAYAPEQVITNDDLSEIMDTSDEWISSRTGIRRRHITRDETTSDLGTQVAKQLLSKAGLSAVDIDFIIVATITPDSLMPSTATRIQGNIGAVNAFAMDVTAACSGFVFALSTADKFIQSGIYKRGIVIGAETLSKTLDWSDRSTSVLFGDGAGGVLLEATETKHFLAESLNTDGSRGLSLTSAKVGLSSPFSEKEEDDKFLKMDGRAIFDFAIRDVAKSIKTLIDASEVSAEDLDYLLLHQANIRILDKMARKMSIDRDKFLANMMEYGNTSAASIPILLSESVDKGLIKLDGSQTILLSGFGGGLTWGSLIVKI is encoded by the coding sequence ATGGTATTTGCAAGAATTGCTCAGGCAGCAGCCTATGCCCCTGAACAAGTGATTACAAACGATGATTTGTCTGAAATCATGGACACCAGCGATGAATGGATTTCATCACGTACGGGAATTAGAAGACGACATATCACTCGAGATGAAACAACTAGTGATTTAGGGACGCAAGTTGCCAAGCAACTACTTTCAAAAGCTGGTTTATCAGCTGTGGATATTGATTTCATCATTGTTGCAACAATTACCCCTGATAGTCTGATGCCGTCAACAGCAACTCGTATTCAAGGAAATATCGGTGCTGTAAATGCTTTTGCCATGGATGTGACAGCAGCATGTAGTGGCTTTGTGTTTGCTCTTTCGACTGCGGATAAATTTATTCAATCGGGTATCTATAAGCGCGGTATCGTCATTGGTGCTGAAACATTGTCAAAAACACTGGACTGGTCTGACCGAAGCACTTCAGTTTTATTTGGTGATGGTGCTGGTGGTGTTTTGCTTGAAGCAACAGAAACAAAACATTTCCTAGCAGAATCATTAAATACTGATGGAAGTCGTGGTCTTAGCTTGACATCAGCCAAAGTTGGCTTGTCTTCACCATTTTCTGAAAAAGAAGAGGATGATAAGTTCTTGAAAATGGATGGTAGGGCTATCTTTGATTTTGCAATCAGAGATGTGGCTAAGAGTATCAAGACTCTTATTGATGCTTCTGAAGTTTCAGCTGAAGATCTTGACTATTTGCTTTTGCATCAGGCTAATATTCGCATCTTGGATAAAATGGCACGAAAAATGTCTATTGACCGAGATAAGTTTTTGGCAAATATGATGGAATATGGTAATACCAGTGCGGCGAGTATTCCAATTCTCTTATCAGAATCAGTGGATAAGGGACTTATCAAATTAGATGGTTCTCAGACAATTCTTCTATCAGGATTTGGTGGAGGTTTGACATGGGGAAGTCTAATTGTTAAAATCTAG
- a CDS encoding acyl carrier protein — protein MAVFEKVQEIIVEELGKEAEEVKLETTFDELDADSLDVFQVISEIEDAFDIQIETEEGLNTVGDLVAYVEEKTK, from the coding sequence ATGGCAGTATTTGAAAAAGTACAAGAAATTATCGTTGAAGAACTTGGTAAAGAAGCAGAAGAAGTGAAATTGGAAACTACTTTCGATGAACTTGATGCTGACTCACTTGATGTTTTCCAAGTAATTTCTGAAATTGAAGATGCATTTGATATCCAAATCGAAACTGAAGAAGGTCTTAACACTGTAGGTGACTTGGTTGCTTACGTTGAAGAAAAAACAAAATAA
- the fabK gene encoding enoyl-[acyl-carrier-protein] reductase FabK, whose product MKTRITELLNIKYPIFQGGMAWVADGDLAGAVSNAGGLGIIGGGNAPKEVVKANIDKVKQITDKPFGVNIMLLSPFVDDIVDLVIEEGVKVVTTGAGNPGKYMERFHEAGITVIPVVPSVALAKRMEKLGADAVIAEGMEAGGHIGKLTTMTLVRQVVDAVSIPVIGAGGVGDGRGAAAVFMLGAEAVQVGTRFAVAKESNAHQNFKDKILKAKDIDTVISASVVGHPVRAVKNKLTTSYAHAEKDFLAGRKTKEDIEVLGAGALRNAVVDGDVVTGSVMAGQIAGLIRKEETCEEILKDLYYGAQEVILEEAKRWADIEKD is encoded by the coding sequence ATGAAAACACGTATTACAGAATTATTAAATATCAAATATCCAATTTTTCAAGGAGGTATGGCTTGGGTTGCTGATGGTGACTTGGCTGGTGCCGTTTCAAACGCTGGTGGTTTAGGTATTATCGGTGGTGGTAATGCCCCTAAAGAAGTTGTTAAAGCAAATATTGATAAGGTTAAACAAATTACTGATAAACCTTTTGGTGTTAATATTATGCTTTTGTCACCATTTGTTGATGACATTGTTGATCTTGTGATTGAAGAAGGGGTCAAAGTTGTCACAACTGGTGCTGGTAATCCAGGTAAATACATGGAACGTTTTCACGAAGCAGGTATCACTGTCATTCCAGTTGTTCCTAGTGTTGCACTTGCAAAACGTATGGAAAAACTTGGTGCAGATGCGGTTATCGCTGAAGGTATGGAAGCTGGTGGTCATATTGGTAAATTGACAACAATGACACTTGTGCGTCAAGTTGTTGATGCGGTTAGTATTCCAGTTATTGGTGCTGGTGGTGTCGGTGATGGACGTGGTGCAGCAGCTGTCTTTATGCTTGGTGCTGAAGCCGTTCAAGTGGGAACTCGCTTTGCTGTTGCCAAAGAATCTAATGCTCACCAAAACTTCAAAGACAAAATTTTAAAAGCAAAAGATATTGATACGGTTATTTCTGCGTCTGTCGTTGGACATCCAGTACGTGCCGTTAAAAATAAATTGACAACATCATATGCTCACGCAGAGAAAGACTTCTTGGCAGGTCGTAAGACAAAAGAAGACATCGAAGTATTGGGAGCAGGTGCTTTGCGTAATGCTGTTGTCGATGGTGATGTTGTGACTGGTTCAGTCATGGCAGGTCAAATCGCAGGTTTGATTCGTAAAGAAGAAACATGTGAAGAAATCTTAAAAGATCTCTACTATGGAGCTCAAGAAGTTATCTTAGAAGAAGCTAAACGTTGGGCTGATATTGAGAAAGATTAA
- the fabD gene encoding ACP S-malonyltransferase: MTKTAFLFAGQGAQKLGMASDLYEKYPIVRETFDQASSILGYNLRDLIDKEEDKLNQTRYTQPAILTTSVAIYRLLQEKGFKADMVAGLSLGEYSALVASGALNFEDAVALVAKRGEFMETAAPAGTGKMVAVMNTEASLIEEICQKASIKGVVTPANYNTPAQIVIGGETEAVNYAVELLKQAGVKRLIPLKVSGPFHTALLAPASKRLSEVLDKVTFSDFQVPLIGNTEAKVMQYGDIKALLARQVKEPVRFYDSIETMRKLGMTEVIEIGPGKVLSGFLRKIDRSIPTASVEDEASLSVLLEK, translated from the coding sequence ATGACGAAAACTGCCTTTTTATTTGCTGGTCAAGGGGCTCAAAAACTTGGAATGGCAAGTGATTTATACGAAAAATATCCTATTGTAAGGGAGACTTTTGATCAAGCTAGTTCTATTCTTGGCTATAATCTTCGTGATTTAATTGATAAGGAAGAGGATAAATTAAATCAAACACGCTATACACAGCCAGCTATTTTGACAACTTCTGTTGCGATTTATCGTTTATTGCAAGAGAAGGGCTTTAAAGCAGATATGGTTGCAGGGCTTTCACTTGGTGAGTATTCAGCCTTGGTAGCTTCAGGAGCTTTAAACTTTGAAGATGCTGTTGCTTTGGTGGCAAAACGTGGAGAATTTATGGAAACTGCAGCTCCAGCTGGAACTGGGAAAATGGTTGCTGTCATGAATACAGAAGCGTCTCTTATTGAAGAGATTTGTCAAAAAGCTTCTATTAAAGGTGTAGTGACACCAGCTAACTATAACACACCAGCACAGATTGTGATTGGTGGTGAGACTGAAGCTGTGAATTATGCTGTGGAATTGCTTAAGCAAGCCGGTGTGAAACGCCTGATTCCGTTGAAAGTATCTGGGCCTTTCCACACAGCTTTGTTAGCACCAGCTAGCAAACGACTTTCAGAGGTTCTTGATAAAGTAACGTTTTCAGATTTTCAGGTTCCTTTGATTGGAAATACTGAAGCTAAAGTCATGCAGTACGGCGATATCAAAGCTTTACTTGCTAGACAAGTGAAAGAACCAGTTCGTTTTTATGATTCTATCGAGACCATGCGTAAGCTTGGCATGACAGAAGTTATTGAAATTGGTCCAGGTAAAGTTTTGAGTGGCTTCCTTCGTAAAATTGATAGAAGTATTCCAACAGCAAGTGTTGAAGACGAAGCAAGCTTAAGTGTTTTGCTAGAAAAATAG
- the fabG gene encoding 3-oxoacyl-[acyl-carrier-protein] reductase encodes MDIKNKNVFVTGSTRGIGLAIAHRFASLGANVVLNGRSEISAELLDSFKDYQVKVAAISGDVSQFDDAKRMVDEAIAKLGSVDILVNNAGITNDKLMLKMTEADFESVLKVNLTGAFNMTQSVLRPMTRARQGAIINLSSVVGLTGNVGQANYAASKAGLIGFTKSVAREVAARGVRVNAIAPGFIESDMTDAIPEKMQEAILAGIPMKRIGKAEEVATVASFLAEQEYLTGQVIAIDGGMAM; translated from the coding sequence ATGGATATCAAAAATAAGAATGTTTTTGTAACTGGGTCAACCCGCGGAATTGGTTTAGCTATTGCCCACCGTTTTGCAAGCCTTGGGGCTAATGTAGTGCTTAACGGTCGTTCAGAAATTTCAGCAGAATTGCTTGATAGCTTTAAAGATTATCAAGTGAAAGTTGCTGCCATTTCTGGTGATGTGTCACAATTTGATGATGCTAAACGCATGGTTGATGAAGCAATCGCGAAACTTGGTTCTGTTGATATTTTGGTTAACAATGCTGGTATCACAAATGATAAATTGATGTTGAAAATGACTGAAGCTGATTTCGAATCAGTGCTTAAAGTGAATTTGACAGGTGCTTTCAACATGACACAATCAGTCTTGAGACCGATGACGAGAGCGCGTCAGGGTGCTATTATTAATTTATCTAGCGTTGTTGGTTTGACAGGAAATGTAGGTCAAGCAAACTATGCAGCTTCAAAAGCTGGTTTGATTGGTTTTACAAAATCAGTTGCGCGTGAAGTTGCCGCACGTGGTGTTCGAGTCAATGCTATTGCTCCTGGATTTATCGAGTCAGATATGACAGATGCGATTCCTGAAAAAATGCAAGAAGCTATTTTGGCAGGTATTCCGATGAAACGTATCGGTAAAGCTGAAGAAGTGGCAACAGTAGCAAGCTTCTTAGCTGAGCAAGAATACTTGACTGGACAAGTCATTGCAATTGATGGTGGTATGGCAATGTAA
- the fabF gene encoding beta-ketoacyl-ACP synthase II, with protein sequence MTLNRVVVTGYGLTSPIGNTPEEFWNNLHDGKIGIGPITKFDNSEIPVHNAGEIHDFPFDKYFVRKDKNRMDQYSLYAIYATLEALENAKLDMDTVDRDRTGVIVSSGIGGLQEMQEQIIRMHEKGIKRIQPMFIPKALSNMAAGNIALRIGARGVCKSITTACASSNDAIGEAFREIKFGYHDVILAGGAESTINEIGIGGFNALTALSTTEDPARSAIPFDKDRNGFVMGEGAGVLVLESLEHAQKRGATILAEVVGYGSNCDAYHQTTPTPDGSGAAKAIELAIKEAGISPEDVDYVNAHGTSTQANEKGESKAIVTVLGKDVPVSSTKSFTGHLLGAAGAVEAVATIEAIRHNYIPMTAGTRELSEDIEANVVYGQGQEAELEYAISNTFGFGGHNAVLAFKRWEA encoded by the coding sequence ATGACATTAAATAGAGTTGTAGTAACAGGTTACGGTTTAACATCCCCTATCGGAAATACACCAGAAGAATTCTGGAACAATCTTCATGATGGTAAAATTGGTATCGGACCAATTACTAAATTTGATAATTCTGAAATCCCAGTTCATAATGCTGGGGAAATCCATGATTTTCCTTTTGATAAATATTTTGTTCGTAAAGATAAAAACCGCATGGATCAATATTCACTTTATGCGATTTATGCGACTTTAGAAGCTCTTGAAAATGCAAAACTTGATATGGATACAGTTGATCGTGACCGTACTGGTGTCATCGTATCATCTGGTATCGGTGGTTTGCAAGAAATGCAAGAACAAATCATTCGTATGCACGAAAAAGGTATCAAACGTATTCAACCAATGTTCATCCCTAAAGCTTTGTCAAATATGGCTGCTGGTAACATTGCTCTTCGTATTGGTGCGCGTGGTGTATGTAAATCAATCACAACTGCTTGTGCCTCATCTAACGATGCTATCGGTGAAGCATTCCGTGAAATTAAATTCGGTTACCATGACGTGATTTTAGCTGGTGGTGCTGAATCTACAATTAATGAAATTGGTATTGGTGGTTTCAATGCTTTGACTGCCCTTTCTACAACAGAAGACCCAGCTCGTTCTGCTATTCCATTTGATAAAGATCGCAATGGTTTTGTTATGGGTGAAGGTGCTGGTGTGCTTGTTCTTGAAAGTCTTGAACACGCTCAAAAACGTGGTGCAACAATTCTTGCTGAAGTTGTTGGTTATGGTAGCAACTGTGATGCTTACCACCAAACAACACCAACTCCTGATGGTTCAGGTGCTGCAAAAGCTATTGAATTGGCTATCAAAGAAGCTGGTATTTCACCAGAAGATGTTGACTATGTTAACGCACATGGTACATCAACTCAAGCTAATGAAAAAGGTGAAAGCAAAGCTATCGTCACTGTCCTTGGTAAAGATGTTCCAGTATCTTCAACAAAATCATTCACAGGACACCTTCTTGGTGCTGCTGGTGCTGTTGAAGCTGTCGCAACTATCGAAGCTATTCGCCACAACTACATTCCAATGACTGCTGGTACTCGTGAATTGTCAGAAGATATCGAAGCAAATGTAGTTTACGGACAAGGTCAAGAAGCAGAATTAGAATATGCCATTTCAAATACATTCGGATTTGGCGGACACAATGCTGTTCTAGCATTTAAACGTTGGGAGGCTTAA
- the accB gene encoding acetyl-CoA carboxylase biotin carboxyl carrier protein, translated as MNISEVKDLMAQFDQSSLREFSFKTGESELTFSKNEYTAPVAPVAAAAPVSAPVEVAAAQAPQAAAPAEAEVAADTDIFAEGEEVPSPLVGVAYLAPAPDKPAFVSVGDAVKKGQTLLIIEAMKVMNEIPAPKDGIVTEVMVNNEDVVEFGQGLVRIK; from the coding sequence GTGAATATTTCTGAAGTGAAAGACTTGATGGCTCAATTTGACCAGTCAAGTCTACGTGAATTCTCATTTAAAACAGGTGAGTCTGAATTAACATTTAGTAAAAATGAATACACTGCGCCTGTAGCACCAGTTGCTGCAGCTGCCCCTGTTTCAGCTCCTGTTGAAGTGGCTGCGGCACAAGCACCACAAGCAGCAGCACCTGCTGAGGCTGAAGTAGCAGCTGATACTGATATTTTTGCTGAAGGTGAAGAAGTACCAAGCCCACTTGTTGGGGTAGCTTACCTTGCACCAGCTCCAGATAAACCAGCCTTTGTATCAGTTGGTGATGCTGTTAAAAAAGGTCAAACTTTGTTAATCATTGAAGCTATGAAGGTCATGAATGAAATTCCAGCTCCAAAAGATGGTATTGTGACAGAAGTGATGGTAAATAACGAAGACGTTGTTGAATTTGGACAAGGATTGGTACGTATTAAATGA
- the fabZ gene encoding 3-hydroxyacyl-ACP dehydratase FabZ encodes MIDIKQIREALPHRYPMLLVDRVLEVSDDEIVAVKNVTINEPFFNGHFPEYPVMPGVLIMEALAQTAGVLELSKEENKGKLVFYAGMDKVRFKKQVVPGDQLIMTAKFVKRRGTIAVVEAKAEVDGKLAASGTLTFAIGS; translated from the coding sequence ATGATTGATATTAAACAAATTCGTGAAGCTCTACCACACCGTTACCCAATGCTTTTGGTTGACCGTGTGCTTGAAGTGAGTGATGATGAAATTGTTGCTGTTAAAAATGTGACAATCAATGAACCATTTTTCAATGGTCACTTTCCAGAATACCCTGTTATGCCAGGGGTTCTCATCATGGAAGCTCTTGCTCAAACAGCAGGTGTTCTAGAACTTTCAAAAGAAGAAAATAAAGGGAAATTGGTCTTTTATGCCGGAATGGATAAAGTACGTTTCAAAAAACAAGTTGTTCCAGGTGACCAATTGATTATGACAGCGAAATTTGTCAAACGCCGTGGTACGATTGCTGTGGTTGAGGCAAAAGCAGAAGTTGATGGGAAATTAGCAGCTTCTGGCACATTGACGTTTGCTATTGGTAGTTAA
- a CDS encoding acetyl-CoA carboxylase biotin carboxylase subunit codes for MFKKILIANRGEIAVRIIRAARELGINTVAVYSEADKNSLHTILADEAICIGPARSTDSYLNMNAVLSAAIVTGAEAIHPGFGFLSENSKFATMCEEMHIKFIGPSAEIMDKMGDKINARAEMIAANVPVIPGSDGEVFTADQALEVAEKLGYPVMLKASAGGGGKGIRKVESAQELVPAFESASQEALAAFGNGAMYIEKVVYPARHIEVQILGDSYGNVVHLGERDCSLQRNNQKVLEESPSIAIGKTLRGKIGDAAVRAAKAVGYENAGTIEFLLDEKTSQFYFMEMNTRVQVEHPVTEFVTGVDIVKEQIRIAAGQELSVTQDDIKITGHAIECRINAENPKFNFAPSPGKITDLYLPSGGVGLRVDSAVYNGYTIPPYYDSMIAKIIVHGENRFDALMKMQRALYELEIEGVTTNVEFQMDLICDEHVIAGDYDTSFLMETFLPNYNKEND; via the coding sequence ATGTTTAAAAAAATATTAATTGCCAATCGTGGAGAAATTGCGGTACGTATTATTCGTGCGGCACGTGAATTGGGAATCAATACGGTAGCTGTCTATTCTGAAGCTGATAAAAATTCTTTGCATACGATTTTGGCTGATGAAGCAATTTGTATCGGTCCAGCTCGTTCGACAGACTCTTATCTTAATATGAATGCCGTCTTGTCAGCTGCTATTGTAACAGGTGCTGAAGCCATTCACCCTGGATTTGGTTTTTTGAGTGAAAACTCAAAATTTGCAACCATGTGTGAAGAAATGCACATCAAATTTATCGGACCAAGTGCTGAAATCATGGATAAGATGGGGGATAAAATCAATGCCCGTGCAGAAATGATTGCAGCTAATGTCCCTGTTATTCCTGGATCAGACGGTGAAGTCTTTACGGCAGATCAAGCGCTTGAAGTTGCTGAAAAACTCGGCTATCCAGTGATGCTAAAAGCCTCAGCTGGTGGTGGCGGTAAAGGAATCCGTAAAGTTGAATCAGCCCAAGAGCTTGTACCAGCTTTTGAATCAGCTTCTCAAGAAGCTTTGGCAGCTTTTGGTAATGGTGCTATGTATATTGAAAAAGTGGTTTACCCGGCTCGCCATATCGAAGTTCAAATCTTAGGGGATTCTTACGGTAATGTGGTTCACCTTGGTGAACGTGATTGTTCGCTTCAACGTAATAACCAAAAAGTGCTTGAAGAAAGTCCATCAATTGCTATCGGTAAAACCCTTCGTGGTAAGATTGGTGATGCAGCTGTACGCGCAGCCAAAGCCGTTGGTTATGAAAATGCAGGTACGATTGAATTCTTGCTTGATGAAAAGACATCACAATTCTATTTCATGGAAATGAATACACGTGTTCAAGTTGAGCACCCTGTAACAGAATTCGTCACTGGTGTTGATATTGTCAAAGAACAAATTCGTATTGCAGCAGGGCAAGAATTGTCTGTGACACAAGACGACATTAAAATCACAGGTCATGCTATCGAATGTCGTATCAATGCTGAAAATCCGAAGTTTAACTTTGCACCAAGTCCTGGTAAAATTACAGATTTGTATTTGCCAAGTGGTGGTGTTGGATTGCGTGTAGACTCTGCTGTTTATAATGGCTATACGATTCCACCATATTATGATAGTATGATTGCTAAAATCATTGTACATGGTGAAAATCGTTTTGATGCTTTGATGAAAATGCAACGTGCCCTTTATGAATTGGAAATTGAAGGTGTGACAACAAACGTTGAATTCCAAATGGATTTGATTTGTGATGAGCATGTGATTGCAGGGGATTATGATACTTCATTCTTGATGGAGACATTCTTACCAAACTACAATAAGGAAAATGATTAG
- the accD gene encoding acetyl-CoA carboxylase, carboxyltransferase subunit beta, with product MALFSKKDKYIRITPNNSIKQSEPREVPEVPDELFAKCPACKHMIYQKDLGVAKICPACSYNFRISAKERLAITVDEGSFEELFTGLETSDPLKFPGYQEKLAKMREKTGLEEAVVTGKALIKGEKVALAIMDSNFIMASMGTVVGEKITRLFEMATAEKLPVVIFTASGGARMQEGIMSLMQMAKISAAVKRHSEAGLFYLTILTDPTTGGVTASFAMEGDIILAEPQALVGFAGRRVIETTVRENLPEDFQRAEFLLEHGFVDAIVKRTEMPDTIAKLVAFHGGAK from the coding sequence ATGGCTTTATTTAGTAAAAAAGATAAGTACATCCGAATTACTCCCAATAACTCTATTAAACAATCGGAACCTCGTGAAGTTCCTGAGGTTCCTGATGAATTGTTTGCCAAGTGTCCAGCTTGTAAGCACATGATTTATCAAAAAGACTTAGGGGTTGCAAAGATTTGTCCAGCTTGTTCTTATAACTTCCGTATTTCTGCTAAAGAACGTTTGGCGATTACAGTAGATGAAGGTAGCTTTGAAGAACTTTTTACTGGGCTTGAAACAAGTGACCCACTTAAGTTCCCTGGTTATCAGGAAAAATTGGCTAAAATGCGTGAAAAGACTGGCCTTGAAGAGGCTGTCGTTACTGGTAAAGCTTTAATTAAGGGAGAAAAAGTAGCGCTTGCTATCATGGATTCTAACTTTATCATGGCTTCAATGGGAACAGTTGTCGGCGAAAAAATCACACGTTTATTTGAAATGGCGACTGCTGAAAAACTACCTGTTGTTATCTTTACAGCATCAGGCGGTGCTCGTATGCAAGAAGGTATCATGAGTTTGATGCAAATGGCAAAAATTTCAGCTGCTGTTAAACGTCACTCTGAAGCTGGTTTATTCTATTTGACAATCTTGACTGACCCCACAACAGGAGGGGTGACAGCAAGCTTTGCCATGGAAGGTGACATTATCCTAGCAGAACCGCAAGCTTTGGTTGGTTTTGCCGGTCGTCGTGTTATTGAGACAACGGTGCGCGAAAACTTACCTGAAGATTTCCAAAGAGCAGAGTTTCTTTTAGAACACGGTTTTGTGGATGCCATTGTTAAACGTACAGAAATGCCAGACACAATTGCTAAATTAGTTGCGTTTCATGGAGGTGCCAAATGA
- a CDS encoding acetyl-CoA carboxylase carboxyl transferase subunit alpha produces MSSDVSRILKEARDQGRLTTLEYANLIFDDFMELHGDRHFADDGAIVGGIARLAGRPVTVIGIQKGKNLQENLKRNFGQPNPEGYRKALRLMKQAEKFGRPVVTFINTAGAYPGVGAEERGQGEAIARNLLEMSDLKVPIIAIIIGEGGSGGALALAVADKVWMLEHSMYAILSPEGFASILWKDGSRATEAAELMKITAGELYNMGVIDKVIPEHGYFSSEIVEMIKTNLISELEELSQLPLEQLLENRYQRFRKF; encoded by the coding sequence ATGAGTAGCGACGTATCAAGAATTTTGAAAGAAGCGCGTGATCAAGGGCGTTTGACAACCTTGGAATATGCTAATTTGATTTTTGATGACTTTATGGAACTTCATGGAGATCGTCATTTTGCTGATGATGGAGCAATCGTTGGGGGAATTGCTCGACTTGCCGGTCGTCCTGTGACAGTTATTGGTATTCAAAAAGGGAAAAATTTACAGGAGAATCTAAAACGCAATTTCGGTCAACCGAATCCAGAAGGTTACCGCAAGGCGCTTCGCTTGATGAAACAAGCCGAGAAATTTGGTCGTCCTGTCGTTACTTTTATCAATACTGCTGGAGCTTATCCAGGTGTTGGTGCAGAAGAACGCGGACAAGGTGAGGCTATTGCACGTAATTTACTTGAAATGAGTGATCTTAAAGTACCGATTATTGCTATTATTATTGGTGAAGGTGGTTCTGGAGGTGCTCTTGCACTTGCTGTGGCCGATAAGGTATGGATGCTTGAACACAGCATGTATGCGATTTTGAGCCCAGAAGGCTTTGCCTCAATCCTTTGGAAAGATGGTTCACGTGCAACCGAAGCTGCAGAACTGATGAAAATAACAGCTGGAGAACTTTACAATATGGGAGTTATTGATAAAGTGATTCCAGAACATGGTTATTTTTCAAGCGAAATCGTTGAGATGATTAAGACAAATCTTATTTCTGAACTAGAGGAGCTTAGCCAACTTCCTTTGGAACAATTACTTGAAAATCGTTATCAACGCTTTAGAAAATTTTAA